One region of Dysidea avara chromosome 1, odDysAvar1.4, whole genome shotgun sequence genomic DNA includes:
- the LOC136253370 gene encoding uncharacterized protein, which translates to MEKSQFYINFNRGVVRGIEGCGPGNAPMIEKTFWTFETLDLTPPVITFLVNPEVSNTNISLSWESNENVMWECSLVVNSIASSVDCSGANWRGYNLSEGRYELMITATDDAGNVATLVHTFDVDLTPPTVTIINAQQLSNDITRTVRYACNEVCTAECQLSNDISQENSTPCNSGRYFTSTLQHNISYTLSIVATDQVGNTAEPVTYTWSTDFVSPSLFGVTNTSAPCGNTSPNYVGYAQVTDDIGVSSSPTPFDAQFGCTLRRIWRVEDNAGNRAELVQYIDILYTSTLSYLPQLSFLCESATNLIQVPSNTATAPNPCRLPLELSYTDSVSEYTCPGEFARNWTISVCSMTTSFVQDIVLYDVCPPYACGRNESTPRGICSLGECQCNRPWYGDNCSLLIYEPIAAEVNDSVLQEAEQYSVMLTLLQGSPPLTWTLVSGPRQLRVDSFTGLTRWSRVQAGNHTVIVQIENQVGQSEYMWNLQVIPGYTTILNPVSPSLYPYAQPIVFTGSVEYAASNLVQNFLAGIVPVFVDITENGITRTVQTFSNVNGDFLVTFYPTILEYGYYQAGSRHPSQNFATSQTEWGFQGLKATPRVVSLTGEAVNEFEETFYNVTTLCNDGPGTLSHLIATSSLDSTELVSIELIIPSNVTLQSGDKVSLHIQLMTSKPVRGFFTITIQASQGTSLQLSVNFQITPILPNFVIEPSSINTRVLRGRSHILEFNVTNTGRITANAVQVLLPNSEFISFVSFGNQSQNITGLDIQRENSAILSVLIQIPSMQQLGDITASIAVISTRISTSIPIRLTVSSNLLMNLTVIVEDEFTYFASGEPLVNDAAITLINYQRGIRITLTTKAGNGTVAFINIHEDRYEMLVEAPDHLSIRQIIVTSVTDPVMTVFLQRETVTVSFCVIPVAIEDNYELSIEADFVTHVPVPVLTVSPVEIDLEELELGFVTSFQINITNQGLIRANNTRLELPDNHPFLKFTSSTSNLGYIEPLSSVVVTIHSSRRDIQKRQSTTSQPSTPRPSTPRPRSSSNRVQTSVEYVLYVANVIYDFICGDLQTRIVNFILILKRIVELSINDMPRQPISSRISCIGCGGGLTPAIGFNGYSAETPAFCNKCTESVLKCLEDILPPAIGCISNVAIIPILPLKAVAFLGCVVINNWMDILNCGFNIYENCFMESTNRRKRQSIDRSVNELAEAMYPVLQSIDLAIEVLGDEAWLSVGDFLWVSNVLQPTLDDSSEAGILISTTELSTIMAAPLPNGTTTEIVQRLVERLNNTLHGWNSGQLEPVEGANMASFSTVEELSNTISTYNDIAVNKGFSSYIEAYNFARSEFNQIDDIEAEAGVCAVVRIRIEQELAVTRTAFLARLEIENMDESPLERGDMEIIIIDSGTREVTTHLFAIGDGSYSGSLTDGDGGWTLPSETSGSIEWLIIPYSEAAPESDRSYDVGGTLRYSLDGENITIPLVPTLITVTPDPSLLVHYFWERFVVGDDPFTDEIEDSVPFTLGVAVKNAGHGVASNLQITSGQPEIIENERGLLINFMIIGAMIGNGSIEPSLTVMFGDVPPDTTKVARWQIISSLQGEFRNYSATFENINPLGDPNLSILDELEIHELIRNVRIYNSPEDDGVLDFLVNELDDLLAFPDALYSSKTLERYNVSVGTILSVRSITTTLLEVRTFTNTTGWVYYRYEDTQGMLSNTAFSINATKQEGNDTITAPAENLWITKDRDTNSDTDAFCLHVVDYVTTDGEVVFNLNLCVSDCNIVERSFLRSVPTISFTLTIVSNSSISTDNQDESSLEYVAGSDVNLTCMVTPPPPPNSEFTWNCSTGCLEGVEMEQTISLANISRIESGLMNCSMIISGNNFQSQLFQLTVLDTTDQTEVVSPTEPIIQTTASSTAAATTVDASSTTSSFVHTITTTGSDTTSTTSVASSTTSTHIISTPTSSPECEHDGHYYQIGDQIQTNCSTRCYCLNRGIFTCKTEPCFYDGPTCQAIGDPHYETFDGVWHHFQGKCEYILTKPCSGDDFVISAGNVGQCGNLATCIGLVRITIPGNDLEIVLRQDNFGKITINDVLEVNTGDGVVYESETITVVRTGGYPNVLLKRHGVRLFWDGVYRVSITVSKTLLGKLCGLCGTYNDDASDDFQTSDGVVVTVVDEFGDSWLVPDPSTPGCTGSGVRKRSAPETLNCTTDLDIISEGQTRCSILRQDPFNECNNVVNVTQYITNCEFDYCCCNETQREDCYCDALSSYASACADAGVLISNWRSPTICPLTCPDGMTYQQCGPLCPQTCDNLDEPCEGGCVEGCFCPLGQLLIGGSCIDESLCG; encoded by the exons ATGGAAAAAAGCCaattttacattaattttaatagaGGAGTTGTGAGAGGTATTGAAGGATGTGGACCAGGAAATGCGCCTATGATAGAAAAAACATTCTGGACATTTGAAACACTGGATTTGACCCCACCTGTTATAACATTTCTGGTAAATCCAGAAGTCAGTAATACCAACATTTCTTTGTCATGGGAGAGTAATGAGAATGTAATGTGGGAATGTAGTCTTGTAGTAAATTCCATAGCATCTTCAGTTGATTGTTCAGGAGCTAACTGGAGAGGATATAATCTCAGTGAGGGCAGGTATGAATTAATGATCACTGCAACTGATGATGCTGGTAATGTGGCAACATTAGTACACACATTTGATGTTGATCTGACACCACCTACTGTTACTATAATAAACGCTCAACAATTGTCCAACGATATAACACGAACTGTAAGATATGCTTGCAATGAGGTGTGCACTGCAGAATGTCAGTTGTCAAATGATATCTCTCAAGAAAATTCAACCCCTTGTAACAGTGGAAGATATTTTACATCTACCTTGCAACATAACATCAGTTACACACTCTCCATAGTGGCCACAGACCAAGTTGGTAACACTGCAGAACCTGTCACTTATACTTGGAGTACAGATTTTGTCAGTCCAAGTTTATTTGGAGTTACAAACACAAGTGCTCCTTGTGGTAATACATCTCCAAATTATGTTGGCTATGCTCAGGTTACTGACGACATTGGAGTATCCTCTTCACCAACACCTTTTGATGCACAATTTGGGTGTACGTTGAGACGGATATGGAGGGTAGAAGACAATGCAGGAAATAGAGCTGAATTAGTACAGTACATAGACATATTATACACTTCAACATTATCCTATCTGCCACAACTATCATTCTTATGTGAAAGTGCAACAAACTTGATTCAGGTACCATCAAACACTGCCACAGCACCAAATCCATGTAGACTACCACTGGAGCTTTCCTATACTGACTCTGTTAGTGAATATACTTGTCCTGGAGAGTTTGCGAGGAACTGGACTATAAGCGTTTGCAGCATGACCACATCATTTGTACAAGATATTGTGTTGTATGATGTTTGTCCACCGTATGCTTGTGGGAGGAATGAAAGTACCCCAAGAGGTATTTGTTCACTGGGAGAATGTCAATGTAACAGACCATGGTATGGTGATAACTGCAGTCTGCTCATTTATGAACCAATAGCTGCAGAAGTGAATGACTCTGTTTTGCAAGAAGCTGAACAATACTCAGTAATGTTAACATTATTGCAAGGTAGCCCTCCATTAACGTGGACTTTGGTCTCTGGACCTCGCCAGCTGAGGGTCGATTCATTTACTGGATTAACTCGTTGGAGCAGGGTGCAAGCTGGTAACCACACTGTCATTGTGCAAATTGAAAACCAAGTTGGACAATCAGAGTATATGTGGAATCTGCAGGTAATCCCAGGCTACACTACAATATTAAATCCTGTTTCTCCTAGCCTTTATCCTTACGCACAACCAATTGTATTCACTGGAAGTGTGGAATATGCAGCAAGCAATTTAGTGCAAAATTTTCTTGCAGGTATTGTACCTGTTTTTGTTGACATTACAGAAAATGGCATTACTAGGACAGTTCAAACATTCTCTAATGTAAATGGTGACTTTTTAGTAACATTTTATCCTACCATTTTGGAATATGGCTATTATCAAGCTGGGTCGAGACATCCAAGTCAGAATTTTGCTACATCTCAAACAGAGTGGGGATTTCAAGGGTTGAAAGCTACACCAAGAGTAGTATCATTAACAGGAGAAGCAGTTAATGAATTTGAAGAAACATTTTACAATGTAACAACTTTGTGCAATGATGGTCCAGGAACATTAAGTCATTTAATAGCAACTTCATCATTAGATAGCACAGAACTTGTCAGTATAGAGTTAATAATACCATCCAACGTTACACTACAGTCAGGTGATAAGGTATCTTTACATATTCAACTGATGACATCAAAGCCAGTGCGTGGCTTTTTTACAATTACTATACAAGCCAGCCAAGGAACATCTTTACAATTAAGTGTTAACTTTCAAATTACGCCTATTCTTCCTAACTTTGTGATTGAGCCATCTTCAATTAATACCAGAGTTCTCAGAGGTAGATCACACATTTTAGAATTCAACGTAACCAATACTGGCAGAATTACTGCTAATGCTGTTCAAGTATTACTACCAAACAGCGAATTCATCTCATTTGTAAGTTTTGGAAATCAATCACAAAACATAACTGGGCTTGACATACAAAGAGAAAACAGTGCCATTTTGTCAGTGTTAATTCAGATCCCATCCATGCAACAACTTGGTGACATTACTGCCTCAATAGCTGTTATTAGCACTAGGATATCAACATCTATTCCCATTAGGTTAACGGTATCTTCAAACCTGTTAATGAATTTGACAGTTATTGTGGAAGATGAGTTCACATATTTTGCATCTGGTGAGCCATTAGTCAATGATGCAGCTATTACACTGATTAACTATCAACGTGGTATTAGGATCACACTAACAACTAAGGCTGGTAATGGTACAGTAGCATTTATTAATATTCATGAAGATCGTTATGAAATGTTAGTAGAAGCTCCAGATCACCTATCAATCCGTCAGATAATAGTCACATCAGTGACTGATCCAGTGATGACAGTGTTTTTACAGAGAGAAACAGTGACAGTATCATTTTGCGTGATCCCTGTTGCAATTGAAGACAACTATGAGCTAAGTATTGAAGCAGATTTTGTTACTCATGTTCCAGTACCTGTATTAACTGTGAGTCCAGTGGAAATAGATCTCGAAGAGTTGGAACTTGGTTTTGTAACTTCATTTCAAATTAATATAACTAATCAAGGCCTTATTAGGGCAAATAACACTAGGCTAGAATTACCTGATAACCATCCATTTTTAAAGTTTACCAGTAGCACTAGCAATTTGGGATACATTGAGCCTCTGTCATCAGTTGTTGTAACCATTCACTCATCCCGTAGAGATATACAAAAACGTCAGTCCACCACTAGTCAACCTTCTACTCCTAGACCTTCCACTCCAAGACCTAGGTCATCATCAAATAGAGTTCAAACTAGTGTTGAGTACGTTTTGTATGTTGCCAACGTAATTTATGACTTCATATGTGGTGATTTACAAACTCGAATAGTGAACttcattttaattttaaaaagaattgTAGAATTATCAATAAATGATATGCCACGGCAGCCAATTTCAAGTCGTATAAGTTGTATTGGTTGTGGAGGTGGCCTCACACCTGCAATTGGCTTCAATGGATACTCAGCTGAAACACCAGCTTTCTGCAATAAGTGTACTGAATCAGTTTTGAAGTGTTTGGAAGATATATTACCTCCAGCAATTGGATGTATATCAAATGTAGCTATAATTCCTATATTACCCTTAAAAGCTGTGGCATTCTTAGGTTGCGTAGTGATTAACAACTGGATGGACATTTTGAactgtggttttaacatatatGAGAACTGCTTCATGGAAAGTACAAATCGTAGGAAACGACAAAGTATTGACAGGAGTGTGAATGAACTAGCTGAAGCCATGTATCCTGTCCTTCAAAGTATTGACCTTGCTATTGAAGTGCTTGGAGATGAAGCTTGGTTATCTGTTGGAGATTTCTTGTGGGTATCAAATGTTTTACAGCCAACATTGGATGACAGCAGTGAAGCAGGTATACTAATATCTACCACAGAACTCTCTACTATTATGGCTGCACCTCTTCCTAATGGAACAACAACAGAAATTGTTCAAAGATTAGTGGAACGACTAAACAATACATTACATGGTTGGAATAGTGGTCAGTTAGAACCAGTAGAAGGAGCAAACATGGCTTCATTTAGTACTGTTGAGGAGTTGAGCAATACCATAAGCACCTACAATGATATAGCTGTTAACAAGGGGTTCTCATCATACATAGAGGCTTACAATTTTGCCAGAtctgaatttaatcaaattgaTGACATAGAAGCTGAAGCTGGTGTATGTGCTGTTGTTAGGATTCGTATTGAACAAGAATTAGCAGTGACTAGAACAGCATTCCTAGCTAGACTGGAAATTGAAAATATGGATGAATCACCACTTGAGAGAGGAGATATGGAGATAATTATAATTGATTCTGGCACAAGGGAAGTAACTACTCACTTGTTTGCTATTGGTGATGGAAGTTATTCTGGTTCACTGACTGATGGTGATGGAGGGTGGACACTACCTAGTGAAACATCAGGAAGTATAGAGTGGCTCATAATACCATACTCTGAAGCAGCTCCAGAATCTGATAGATCTTATGATGTTGGTGGTACTCTAAGGTATTCTTTGGATGGTGAGAATATCACCATTCCTCTAGTTCCAACATTAATCACTGTTACACCTGACCCTTCTCTATTAGTTCATTACTTTTGGGAAAGATTTGTAGTTGGAGATGATCCCTTTACTGATGAGATAGAAGATTCTGTACCATTCACTCTTGGAGTTGCTGTGAAAAATGCTGGTCATGGAGTAGCCAGTAATCTTCAGATCACTTCAGGACAACCAGAAATAATTGAGAATGAGAGAGGACTGTTAATAAATTTTATGATAATTGGTGCAATGATTGGTAATGGAAGTATTGAGCCATCTTTAACAGTGATGTTTGGAGATGTTCCTCCAGACACAACCAAAGTAGCAAGATGGCAGATAATATCAAGTTTACAAGGAGAGTTTAGGAATTACTCTGCAACATTTGAGAACATCAATCCACTTGGTGATCCAAACCTCTCAATTCTTGATGAATTGGAAATCCATGAACTAATCAGAAATGTAAGAATATACAATTCACCAGAAGATGATGGAGTACTAGATTTCCTTGTTAATGAATTAGATGATCTTCTAGCATTCCCTGATGCTTTGTACAGTAGTAAAACACTTGAACGTTACAATGTCAGTGTTGGTACCATATTGTCTGTACGTAGTATAACAACAACATTACTGGAGGTGAGGACATTTACTAACACTACAGGATGGGTATACTATAGGTATGAGGATACACAAGGAATGCTAAGTAATACAGCATTTTCCATTAATGCAACAAAGCAGGAAGGAAATGACACTATTACAGCACCAGCTGAAAACTTGTGGATCACCAAAGATAGAGACACAAACAGTGATACAGACGCTTTCTGTCTTCATGTGGTAGATTATGTGACCACAGATGGTGAAGTTGTGTTTAACTTGAATTTGTGTGTATCAGACTGCAATATTGTTGAGAGATCATTTCTGAGATCTGTACCCA CCATATCATTCACTCTCACCATTGTGAGCAACTCATCAATCAGTACTGATAATCAAGATGAAAGTAGTTTGGAATATGTTGCTGGATCTGATGTTAACCTAACTTGTATGGTCACACCTCCTCCTCCACCTAATAGTGAGTTCACCTGGAATTGTTCCACTGGATGTTTGGAAGGTGTGGAGATGGAGCAAACTATTAGTTTAGCCAATATTAGTAGAATTGAGAGTGGTTTAATGAATTGTTCAATGATTATTAGTGGTAACAATTTCCAAAGCCAGTTATTCCAGTTAACAGTACTTG ATACAACCGATCAAACTGAAGTTGTTAGTCCAACTGAACCAATCATCCAGACAACAG CATCGTCAACAGCTGCTGCTACTACAGTGGACGCTTCAAGCACTACATCATCATTTGTTCATACCATTACTACTACAGGCAGTGATACTACATCCACCACTAGTGTAGCATCATCCACCACATCAA CTCATATTATATCCACACCGACGTCTTCACCAG AATGTGAACATGATGGTCACTACTATCAAATTGGGGATCAAATTCAGACTAACTGTTCCACTCGGTGCTACTGTTTAAATAGAGGAATATTTACTTGTAAAACTGAACCTTGTTTCTATGATGGGCCAACCTGTCAAGCTATTGGTGACCCTCATTATGAAACATTTGATGGAGTTTGGCATCACTTTCAAGGAAAATGTGAATATATTCTCACTAAACCATGTAGTGGTGATGACTTTGTGATCTCTGCTGGTAATGTTGGACAGTGTGGCAATTTAGCTACGTGTATTGGTCTTGTAAGAATTACAATTCCTGGAAATGACCTTGAAATAGTATTAAGACAGGATAATTTTGGAAAAATTACCATCAATGATGTATTAGAAGTGAACACAGGTGATGGAGTTGTCTACGAATCAGAAACTATTACAGTAGTTCGTACTGGTGGATACCCTAATGTACTCCTCAAGAGACATGGTGTCAGGTTATTTTGGGATGGAGTTTATCGTGTTAGTATTACTGTATCCAAGACTTTGCTGGGGAAACTTTGTGGGttatgtggtacatataatgatgATGCTAGTGATGACTTCCAGACTTCAGATGGTGTGGTAGTTACTGtagtagatgaatttggtgatAGTTGGTTAGTACCAGATCCTAGCACTCCTGGGTGTACTGGAAGTGGGGTGAGGAAAAGAAGTGCACCAGAAACTCTTAACTGTACAACTGATTTAGATATAATATCAGAAGGACAAACTAGGTGTAGCATTTTGAGACAAGACCCTTTCAACGAATGTAATAATGTTGTTAATGTAACCCAGTACATTACGAATTGTGAATTTGACTACTGCTGTTGTA
- the LOC136254818 gene encoding integrin beta-like protein C produces MEISYHVSWRRNSGAGGSCSSLTVSNGLLLSGGGGMVCQYGCSGTITTMSYICTDFSIDENWSFGENRLAFNFTDRTEDTIAIGFTGGCWISPLGCSWNISTTFSLNIRNDTGQINSSPRAITTPVLRLQQGCNHTIPLAVSDPDGDIIRCRWAVGRECASVCNVTAFPGAQLDSDTCTIHYEANRGARYWAAAVMIEDFIPGSLQPLSSVAFQFLVLVVASTDPCSQQPELIDPTPPQGSCVAVPPGTTFTTQLTATSGSSSASITEIQTVSPIGTRRGELEHNTGTSIYYINITWTPAADQQNETHSFCYIAVNSEGLASEQSCIQLLVGYHPPALLPDTATPNQQLVHSSNTTWYIEFDRNIQRPVIPSYIIFYEFTSELEGDQHCT; encoded by the exons ATGGAGATTTCCTATCATGTCTCATGGAGAAGAAATTCGGGAGCAGGTGGTAGTTGTTCTTCTCTTACAGTTAGCAATGGCCTCCTGCTCAGTGGAGGAGGCGGAATGGTGTGCCAGTATGGTTGTTCAGGTACTATTACTACAATGTCATACATTTGTACTGACTTCAGTATTGATGAAAATTGGTCATTTGGAGAGAACCGTCTTGCTTTTAATTTTACTGATCGTACAGAAGATACTATTGCAATTGGCTTTACAGGAGGTTGTTGGATTTCCCCATTAGGCTGTAGCTGGAATATCTCCACAACATTTTCTCTGAACATAAGAAATGATACTGGTCAAATCAATTCATCCCCACGAGCCATAACCACTCCTGTTCTACGTTTACAACAAGGATGTAACCACACTATTCCTCTAGCAGTTAGTGATCCAGATGGTGACATCATCAGGTGTAGGTGGGCTGTAGGTAGGGAGTGTGCAAGTGTCTGTAATGTAACTGCCTTTCCTGGAGCACAGCTTGATAGTGACACATGTACTATACACTATGAAGCTAATAGGGGAGCTAGATATTGGGCTGCTGCAGTGATGATAGAAGACTTTATCCCTGGATCACTGCAACCTCTTAGTAGTGTTGCTTTTCAGTTTCTTGTGCTGGTAGTTGCTTCCACTGACCCATGTTCTCAACAACCAGAATTGATTGACCCAACACCGCCACAAGGATCATGTGTAGCAGTTCCACCAGGAACAACCTTCACTACACAATTGACAGCTACTAGTGGTAGTTCAAGTGCCTCAATAACTGAAATACAAACTGTCTCACCAATTGGAACTAGAAGAGGAGAATTAGAGCACAACACAGGCACTAGTATTTATTATATCAATATTACTTGGACACCAGCAGCTGATCAACAGAATGAAACACACTCATTTTGTTACATTGCAGTGAATTCTGAAGGATTAGCTAGTGAGCAAAGCTGTATACAACTTCTGGTTGGCTACCATCCACCAGCACTACTTCCAGACACTGCTACACCTAACCAACAGCTAGTTCATTCATCAAACACCACCTGGTATATTGAATTTGATAGAAATATTCAACGTCCAGTGATTCCTTCTTACATCATCTTCTATGAGTTTACATCAGAGTTAGAG GGGGATCAGCATTGTACCTAG